GGATGTGTTCGTCCACTTCTCTGAGATTCAGGGCTCGGGCTTCAAATCCCTGGCCGAAGGCGACCGCGTGGCTTTCGAAGTCGTCCAGGGCCAGAAAGGCCCCCAG
This region of Geoalkalibacter sp. genomic DNA includes:
- a CDS encoding cold-shock protein: MAEGTVKWFNDAKGFGFIEQDNGPDVFVHFSEIQGSGFKSLAEGDRVAFEVVQGQKGPQ